In Actinoplanes sp. NBC_00393, a single genomic region encodes these proteins:
- a CDS encoding Ldh family oxidoreductase encodes MTDLIELGSRILRSVGVPEADARLVSDSLVTADIWGHPSHGMLRLPWYVARIRSGAMRAVTRPRTVTDGGATAVIDGDDGIGQVITHHACREAIARAAVHGVAAVAVRNSNHFGTAAYWTRIMADAGCIGILTTNGSPAMAPTGGREKSVGANPWSIAAPRPDGHVVLDIANTSVARGKIYAARERGEPIPPDWAVDADGVATTDPQAAIDGVLAPMAGHKGYAISFMMDVLSGVLTGSSYATDVVGPYVPDQRSGCGHLAIALRIGTFLDPNAFGQRLDDLIDVTKRVPLARNADEIFYPGEIENRRNGVNLAPKTLEDLRALADSCGVAFD; translated from the coding sequence ATGACCGACCTGATCGAGCTGGGATCGCGGATCCTGCGGTCGGTCGGCGTTCCTGAGGCCGACGCCCGGCTCGTCAGCGACAGCCTGGTCACCGCCGACATCTGGGGTCACCCGTCGCACGGGATGCTGCGCCTGCCCTGGTACGTCGCCCGGATCCGGTCCGGGGCGATGCGGGCGGTCACCCGGCCGCGCACCGTCACGGACGGCGGTGCCACCGCCGTCATCGACGGCGACGACGGCATCGGCCAGGTGATCACGCATCACGCCTGCCGGGAGGCGATCGCCCGGGCCGCTGTCCACGGGGTGGCGGCTGTGGCGGTCCGCAACAGCAACCACTTCGGCACCGCCGCCTACTGGACGCGGATCATGGCCGACGCCGGCTGCATCGGGATCCTGACCACCAACGGCAGCCCGGCGATGGCGCCGACCGGGGGCCGCGAGAAGAGCGTCGGCGCGAACCCGTGGTCGATCGCCGCGCCCCGCCCGGACGGGCACGTCGTGCTGGACATCGCTAATACCAGCGTGGCCCGCGGCAAGATCTACGCCGCCCGGGAACGCGGCGAACCGATCCCGCCGGACTGGGCGGTCGACGCCGACGGCGTGGCGACCACCGACCCGCAAGCGGCCATCGACGGCGTGCTGGCCCCGATGGCCGGGCACAAGGGGTACGCCATCTCGTTCATGATGGACGTGCTCTCCGGAGTGCTGACCGGCAGCTCGTACGCCACGGACGTGGTCGGCCCGTACGTGCCGGACCAGCGCAGCGGTTGTGGGCACCTGGCCATCGCGCTGCGCATCGGGACGTTCCTCGACCCGAACGCTTTCGGGCAGCGCCTCGACGACCTGATCGACGTCACCAAGCGAGTGCCACTGGCCCGCAACGCCGACGAGATCTTCTACCCGGGCGAGATCGAGAACCGGCGCAACGGCGTGAACCTGGCCCCGAAGACCCTGGAAGATCTCCGCGCCCTCGCGGACTCGTGCGGGGTGGCGTTCGACTGA
- a CDS encoding putative quinol monooxygenase: MFTVIVTLDVRPDRLPEFLDGIAANARAALRDEPGCLRFDVHRVNDEPNRFLLHEIYRDEQAFFQAHRAAPHYAEWLKVVDRCVQTKTNLYATPVDLSERP, encoded by the coding sequence ATGTTCACCGTGATCGTCACTCTCGACGTACGGCCCGACCGGCTGCCGGAGTTCCTGGACGGCATCGCCGCCAACGCGCGGGCCGCACTGCGCGACGAGCCCGGTTGCCTGCGCTTCGACGTGCACCGGGTCAACGACGAGCCGAACCGGTTCCTGCTGCACGAGATCTACCGCGACGAGCAGGCCTTCTTCCAGGCGCATCGGGCGGCGCCGCACTACGCCGAATGGCTGAAGGTCGTCGACCGGTGCGTGCAGACCAAGACGAACCTCTACGCGACACCCGTCGACCTTTCGGAGCGGCCATGA